The following coding sequences lie in one Glycine soja cultivar W05 chromosome 16, ASM419377v2, whole genome shotgun sequence genomic window:
- the LOC114389181 gene encoding DEAD-box ATP-dependent RNA helicase 41-like isoform X1 — protein MTDSDANHNDPSLDTDAEAPNDVEDDVKLRSRDQRLALPGEPKCIICGRYGEYICDETDDDVCSLECKQALLCRIAKSLSPPPKTIPAADECFYVRDSDFKSGTVSMGSDLRKKLDIRVKGDVVAPVLSFSACNLPDKLLHNIEAAGYEMPTPVQMQAIPAALTGKSMLVLADTGSGKSASFLIPIVSRCVIHRRQYFSGKKKPLAMVLTPTRELCIQVEEHAKLLGKGLPFKTALVVGGDAMAGQLHRIQQGVELIVGTPGRLVDLLMKHEIDLDDVMTFVVDEVDCMLQRGFRDQVMQIYRALSQPQVLMYSATMSNDLEKMINTLAKGMVVMSIGEPNTPNKAVKQLAIWVESKQKKQKLFEILASKKHFKPPVVVYVGSRLGADLLANAITVATGIKAVSIHGEKSMKERRETMQSFLVGEVPVVVATGVLGRGVDLLGVRQVIVFDMPNNIKEYVHQIGRASRMGEEGQGIVFVNEENKNVFAELIDVLKSGGAAVPRELANSRYATRVFSGGKGSKKRKHTG, from the exons ATGACTGATTCTGACGCCAATCACAATGACCCATCTCTCGATACCGATGCTGAGGCACCCAATG ATGTAGAAGATGATGTCAAGTTGAGGTCTAGGGACCAAAGACTGGCTCTGCCAGGTGAGCCCAAGTGTATTATATGTGGCCGCTACGGTGAATACATATGTGATGAAACTGATGATGATGTTTGCAGTTTGGAGTGCAAACAAGCACTGCTTTGCAGGATTGCCAAATCGTTGTCTCCACCACCTAAAACGATTCCTGCAGCTGATGAGTGCTTTTATGTTAGAGATTCTGATTTCAAATCAGGGACTGTATCTATGGGTAGTGATCTTAGAAAGAAACTTGATATTCGTGTGAAGGGTGATGTAGTGGCACCAGTTTTGTCATTCTCTGCCTGTAACCTCCCTGACAAGCTTCTCCACAACATAGAAGCAGCAGGATATGAAATGCCTACACCTGTCCAGATGCAAGCAATCCCGGCTGCTTTGACGGGAAAAAGCATGCTTGTTTTGGCTGATACAGGATCTGGAAAGTCTGCTTCGTTTCTTATTCCGATAGTTTCTCGTTGTGTGATTCATCGTCGACAATATTTTTCAGGTAAGAAGAAGCCTTTAGCTATGGTGTTAACCCCCACCAGAGAGCTCTGCATACAGGTTGAAGAGCATGCTAAATTGCTTGGAAAGGGGTTACCTTTCAAAACCGCTCTTGTGGTTGGTGGTGATGCCATGGCAGGACAACTCCATCGCATTCAACAAGGGGTGGAATTGATTGTAGGAACCCCGGGAAGGCTGGTTGATCTTTTAATGAAGCATGAGATTGACTTAGATGATGTGATGACTTTTGTTGTGGATGAGGTGGACTGTATGCTGCAAAGGGGCTTTAGAGATCAGGTCATGCAGATATATAGGGCTCTGTCACAACCTCAGGTCTTGATGTATTCTGCAACAATGTCTAACGATTTAGAGAAAATGATTAACACTCTAGCAAAAGGTATGGTGGTTATGTCTATTGGAGAACCTAATACGCCGAATAAGGCTGTGAAGCAGCTAGCTATTTGGGTTGAGTCAAAGCAAAAGAAGCAGAAGCTGTTTGAAATTTTGGCAAGTAAGAAGCATTTTAAGCCACCTGTTGTAGTATATGTTGGCTCCAGACTTGGGGCAGATCTCCTGGCTAATGCAATTACAGTTGCCACAGGAATTAAAGCAGTTTCCATTCATGGGGAGAAGTCTATGaaggaaaggagagaaacaatGCAGTCCTTTTTGGTGGGTGAGGTCCCCGTGGTTGTGGCTACTGGAGTTTTGGGTAGGGGGGTTGATCTACTTGGTGTAAGACAGGTGATTGTATTTGACATGCCTAATAACATTAAGGAGTATGTACATCAGATTGGAAGGGCATCTAGAATGGGGGAGGAAGGTCAAGGCATAGTTTTTGTGAATGAGGAGAATAAGAATGTCTTTGCAGAATTAATTGATGTTCTGAAATCTGGTGGGGCAGCTGTGCCTCGGGAGCTTGCCAATTCACGGTATGCCACAAGAGTTTTCTCTGGTGGCAAGGgttcaaagaagagaaagcatACAGGATGA
- the LOC114389181 gene encoding DEAD-box ATP-dependent RNA helicase 41-like isoform X2, with protein sequence MGSDLRKKLDIRVKGDVVAPVLSFSACNLPDKLLHNIEAAGYEMPTPVQMQAIPAALTGKSMLVLADTGSGKSASFLIPIVSRCVIHRRQYFSGKKKPLAMVLTPTRELCIQVEEHAKLLGKGLPFKTALVVGGDAMAGQLHRIQQGVELIVGTPGRLVDLLMKHEIDLDDVMTFVVDEVDCMLQRGFRDQVMQIYRALSQPQVLMYSATMSNDLEKMINTLAKGMVVMSIGEPNTPNKAVKQLAIWVESKQKKQKLFEILASKKHFKPPVVVYVGSRLGADLLANAITVATGIKAVSIHGEKSMKERRETMQSFLVGEVPVVVATGVLGRGVDLLGVRQVIVFDMPNNIKEYVHQIGRASRMGEEGQGIVFVNEENKNVFAELIDVLKSGGAAVPRELANSRYATRVFSGGKGSKKRKHTG encoded by the coding sequence ATGGGTAGTGATCTTAGAAAGAAACTTGATATTCGTGTGAAGGGTGATGTAGTGGCACCAGTTTTGTCATTCTCTGCCTGTAACCTCCCTGACAAGCTTCTCCACAACATAGAAGCAGCAGGATATGAAATGCCTACACCTGTCCAGATGCAAGCAATCCCGGCTGCTTTGACGGGAAAAAGCATGCTTGTTTTGGCTGATACAGGATCTGGAAAGTCTGCTTCGTTTCTTATTCCGATAGTTTCTCGTTGTGTGATTCATCGTCGACAATATTTTTCAGGTAAGAAGAAGCCTTTAGCTATGGTGTTAACCCCCACCAGAGAGCTCTGCATACAGGTTGAAGAGCATGCTAAATTGCTTGGAAAGGGGTTACCTTTCAAAACCGCTCTTGTGGTTGGTGGTGATGCCATGGCAGGACAACTCCATCGCATTCAACAAGGGGTGGAATTGATTGTAGGAACCCCGGGAAGGCTGGTTGATCTTTTAATGAAGCATGAGATTGACTTAGATGATGTGATGACTTTTGTTGTGGATGAGGTGGACTGTATGCTGCAAAGGGGCTTTAGAGATCAGGTCATGCAGATATATAGGGCTCTGTCACAACCTCAGGTCTTGATGTATTCTGCAACAATGTCTAACGATTTAGAGAAAATGATTAACACTCTAGCAAAAGGTATGGTGGTTATGTCTATTGGAGAACCTAATACGCCGAATAAGGCTGTGAAGCAGCTAGCTATTTGGGTTGAGTCAAAGCAAAAGAAGCAGAAGCTGTTTGAAATTTTGGCAAGTAAGAAGCATTTTAAGCCACCTGTTGTAGTATATGTTGGCTCCAGACTTGGGGCAGATCTCCTGGCTAATGCAATTACAGTTGCCACAGGAATTAAAGCAGTTTCCATTCATGGGGAGAAGTCTATGaaggaaaggagagaaacaatGCAGTCCTTTTTGGTGGGTGAGGTCCCCGTGGTTGTGGCTACTGGAGTTTTGGGTAGGGGGGTTGATCTACTTGGTGTAAGACAGGTGATTGTATTTGACATGCCTAATAACATTAAGGAGTATGTACATCAGATTGGAAGGGCATCTAGAATGGGGGAGGAAGGTCAAGGCATAGTTTTTGTGAATGAGGAGAATAAGAATGTCTTTGCAGAATTAATTGATGTTCTGAAATCTGGTGGGGCAGCTGTGCCTCGGGAGCTTGCCAATTCACGGTATGCCACAAGAGTTTTCTCTGGTGGCAAGGgttcaaagaagagaaagcatACAGGATGA